The nucleotide window TCAGTGGATATAGACCACAGTTCTATTTCCGAACAACCGACGTAACCGGAACCTTGACCCTTCCCGAAGGCGTGGAGATGGTAATGCCAGGCGATAAAGTATCGATCAAGGCAGAACTGATTACCCCGATCGCAATGGAAAAAGGTCTTCGTTATGCAATCCGCGAAGGTGGAAGAACTATCGGTGCCGGCGTTGTTGGCGATATCCAAGAATAAATAAGGACTTTTTCTGATGAGAGAAATAATTATCCTGGCTTGCGAAGAATGCAAAAATAGAAACTACACAACTAAGAAGAACAGAAGAACTCATCCTGAAAGAGTTACTTTCAAAAAATTCTGTCCTAAGTGTAGAAAGCATACTGAGCATAAACAAACCAGATAGAAATTAGTTTGCAGGCTTGTAGCTCAATTGGTAGAGCACTGGTCTCCAAAACCAGGGGTTGCGGGTTCAAGTCCTGCCGGGCCTGCCATAAATTTAAGCGAGATAAATATGTTCAAAAAAATTACAGATTTTTTCAAAAGTGTTTATTCAGAAATGAAATACGTTAACTGGCCTTCCAGAGACGACATTAAAGAAGGTACTACCGTAGTTATTCTGATGTCTGCAATCGTAGCTGTTTTCTTATCATTAGTCGATGCAGCTTTCGGATTTTTAATTCGAAACCTGTTATTGGGTTAAGAAAGGGATTATCATGAATTGGTATGTCGTTCATACTTACGCTTCCCACGAATTCAAGATCAAAGAAGCTATAGAAAAAGGTACGCAAGGTACAAAGTTGGAAAAGAATTTAGGACAAATCCTGATTCCAACTCAAAAGACCTTTCATATCCGAGATGGGAAAAAAGTAGAACGAGAAAAGAAATTATTTAACAGCTACATTATTATAGAAGCTGACCTGACACCGGAATTTATCTCTTTTGTAGTGGGCTTGCCAGGAGTAACGCATTTCCTGGGACATGGAAAAAAACCCATTGCGCTTTCCGAAGCTGAGATCAATCGACTTCTGGGAATTTCAGATCGTGATAAATCTGAAACAGAAGATTTTGACTTCCTGCCAGGAGATATGGTAAAAATCACATCCGGCCCATTTAGCGACTTTGATGGTGTAATCGACAAAGTGAGTGAAGACAAGCAGAAACTTACAGTAAAAGTAACAGTTTTTGGTCGTGTTACACCTGTCGAAGTAAAATCAGATCAGATCGAAATTCTGTAGTAAGAGGAGAATATGGCAAAACCTAAAGATACAGTACAAGTTGTAAAACTTCAACTTCCAGCCGGAAAAGCTACTCCGGCACCTCCTGTAGGACCGGCGTTAGGCCAGGCTGGAATTAATATTGGTGAATTTTGTAAATCATTCAATGATAAAACAAAAGATTCACCAGGCATGATCTTTCCAGTTGTTATCTATGTTAAGAAAAATAAATCTTATACATACTACATCAAAACACCACCAGCAGCCGTGCTGATTAAAAAAGAAGCCGGTCTTGCTAAAGGTTCTGGAGTTCCAAATATAGAAAAAGTTGGAAAGATTACCAAAGCACAAGTAAAAAAGATTGCTGAAATGAAAATGGTAGATCTAAACGCATACGACCTGCGCGGTGCAATGCGTATGATAGAAGGTACTGCAAGAAATATGGGAGTGGAAGTAGTAGATTAATACTTCCAAATTATCTATATTGAAAGCAGGAGATTATCGAAAAAGGAGTGTAAATGGCTAGTAAAAGGTACCGAAAAGCTCAATCGATGATCGACAAAACGAAACGTTATGAACTGACGGAAGCAGTAGAAATATTAAAAAGCTTTCCGACATCGAAGTTTGATGAGACAGTAGAAGTTCATATGAATCTTGGGGTCGATCCTCGAAAAGCTGATCAACAGATTCGAAACTCTCTGGTTTTACCACATGGAAGTGGAAAACAGGTAACAGTCCTGGTTTTTGCTGAAGGTGACAAAGCTGAAGAAGCGAAAAAAGCTGGTGCCGATTATGTTGGCGTAGATGAATACGTAGAGAAGATCCAGTCCGGCTGGATGGAATTCGACGTTGTAATTGCTACACCAAATTTAATGGGAAAAATTGGACGTTTGGGACGTGTTCTCGGACCTCGTGGTCTTATGCCGAATCCAAAAGTAGGCACGGTGACCATGGATATTGAAAAGGCAGTGAACGATTCAAAAGGTGGAAAAGTTACTTATCGTGTAGACAAGTTTTCAAATCTGCACATAATAGCAGGAAAAATAAGTTTTGAAGCTCAACAATTGAAAGAAAATCTTCTGGCAATTATTGCTGCTATCATGCGTGAAAGACCTGCAGCTCTTAAAGGAATTTTCATCAGAAGTATTGCAATCACTTCCACAATGGGCCCTGCAATAAAACTTGATATCCCATCGGTAACACTAGAAGCAAAGAAGTAGGAGAGAGATATGGCACAACAATATAAAATTGAAGAAGTACAGAAAATTAAAGAAAGACTGGAAAATGCCAAATCGATCGTCCTGGTTGATTACAAAGGAATTAATATCGAAGAAGTTGATGAACTTCGTAACAGATTCAGAAATGCAGAAGTTGATTATTTCATTTCCAAGAACACATTCATTAAAATTGCTTTGAATGATCTTGGCATTAAAGAACTGGATTCTTATCTGGTCGGACCAACTGCAGTGGCTTCTTGTAAAGAAGATGAAGTAGCACCTGCACGTGAATTGAAGAAATTCAATAAAGAGGTCATGGAAGAAAAAGACTTTCCAAAGTTTAAAATTGGATTCGTAGCCGGCAAAGTGATGGACGTTGATAAATTGAACCAATTAGCAGATTTACCAAGCAAAGAAGCTCTTCTATCTATGGTTCTGCAGGGATTCAACGCTCCTATCTCAGGCTTGGTCGGTGTTCTACATGGCGTTTTAAGAAAATTTGTATATGCGGTTGATGCCGTAGCCAAAGAAAAAGAAAAAAATTAAATATATCTGTGGAGGATAAAATGGCTGATAAAAAACAACAAGTTATTGATATCATTAAAGAAATGACAGTTATCGAACTTTCTGAACTTGTGAAAGAACTCGAGGAATTGTTTGGTGTTACTGCTGCAGCTCCTGTAGCTGTTGCCGCAGCTGGTGCTGCTCCTGCAGCTGAAGAAGCTGAAGAAAAAACTGAATTTACAGTAATGTTAACTGGTGCTGGTGCTAAGAAGATCCAAGCTATCAAGGTAGTAAGAGCTATCACAAAACTTGGTCTTAAAGAAGCAAAAGAATTAGTTGATGGCGCTCCAAACCCCATCGTTGAAAACGTATCAAAAGAAGAAGCTGAGCAAATTAAAGCTCAGGTTGAAGAAGCTGGAGCAACAGTAGAAATCAAATAATTTGGTTAATTTCGACGGAAGTGTGCAAATTTTGCTCACTTCCGTTCCGTTTATTTATTATATAATGAAATTAAAGCGAAAATCCGCTTTTTACGCGAAAGGAGAAGACGCTTTTGAAAATTAAAAGTTATTCCCGCATAAGTAAAAAAGCTGAAAGCATTGGTCTTCCTGAAGTCGAGATTCCCAATCTGCTTGCCATGCAGGTAGATTCATTTAACGACTTCCTGCAAAAAGATGCTCATCCAAGAAAAAGAGATGAACAGGGACTGCAATCAGTTCTTACCTCTATTTTTCCTCTGGAAGATCAAAAAGGCATTTATCACCTGGAATTTATTGATTATATTGTTTTAAAAGAAAAATATTCCACCGATGAATGTATAGAAAGAAATTTGTCTTATCAGGCTCCTGTAAAAGCCAGAATGCGCCTGAATATTTTTGATGAAGAAGTTCTGAAAGAATCCGGTGAAAAAAGGATCAAGAGCACGATAGAACAGGATGTTTTCCTGGGAGAGATCCCTCTCATCACCGAACGTGGTACTTTCATCATCAATGGTGCCGAAAGAGTGATCATCAGTCAATTGCATCGCTCTCCAGGTATCTTTTTCTCTGAAACAAAACATGCCAGTGGTAAGACACTTTATTCAGCTAAATTAATCCCCTATAACGGTTCCTGGTTGGAATTCACCATGGACAGTTATGATGCAATGTTCGTGCTTATAGACAAAAGACGTAAACTTCCTGCCACTATATTGCTGAGAGCAATTGGCCTTTCCACAAATGACGATCTGAGAAATTATTTTTATCAGAAAGAAAACATTAAAGTAAAAGATGCCAAGGAAAGATTTTTTGCCAGTGATGTTATGGATAAAGAAACCGGTGAAATTGTTTTTGACGCCGGTACAGAAATTGGTGATGAAGA belongs to Candidatus Cloacimonadota bacterium and includes:
- the rplJ gene encoding 50S ribosomal protein L10, which encodes MAQQYKIEEVQKIKERLENAKSIVLVDYKGINIEEVDELRNRFRNAEVDYFISKNTFIKIALNDLGIKELDSYLVGPTAVASCKEDEVAPARELKKFNKEVMEEKDFPKFKIGFVAGKVMDVDKLNQLADLPSKEALLSMVLQGFNAPISGLVGVLHGVLRKFVYAVDAVAKEKEKN
- the secE gene encoding preprotein translocase subunit SecE, whose product is MFKKITDFFKSVYSEMKYVNWPSRDDIKEGTTVVILMSAIVAVFLSLVDAAFGFLIRNLLLG
- the rplK gene encoding 50S ribosomal protein L11 yields the protein MAKPKDTVQVVKLQLPAGKATPAPPVGPALGQAGINIGEFCKSFNDKTKDSPGMIFPVVIYVKKNKSYTYYIKTPPAAVLIKKEAGLAKGSGVPNIEKVGKITKAQVKKIAEMKMVDLNAYDLRGAMRMIEGTARNMGVEVVD
- the rpmG gene encoding 50S ribosomal protein L33, giving the protein MREIIILACEECKNRNYTTKKNRRTHPERVTFKKFCPKCRKHTEHKQTR
- the rplA gene encoding 50S ribosomal protein L1 — encoded protein: MASKRYRKAQSMIDKTKRYELTEAVEILKSFPTSKFDETVEVHMNLGVDPRKADQQIRNSLVLPHGSGKQVTVLVFAEGDKAEEAKKAGADYVGVDEYVEKIQSGWMEFDVVIATPNLMGKIGRLGRVLGPRGLMPNPKVGTVTMDIEKAVNDSKGGKVTYRVDKFSNLHIIAGKISFEAQQLKENLLAIIAAIMRERPAALKGIFIRSIAITSTMGPAIKLDIPSVTLEAKK
- the tuf gene encoding elongation factor Tu (EF-Tu; promotes GTP-dependent binding of aminoacyl-tRNA to the A-site of ribosomes during protein biosynthesis; when the tRNA anticodon matches the mRNA codon, GTP hydrolysis results; the inactive EF-Tu-GDP leaves the ribosome and release of GDP is promoted by elongation factor Ts; many prokaryotes have two copies of the gene encoding EF-Tu), whose product is SGYRPQFYFRTTDVTGTLTLPEGVEMVMPGDKVSIKAELITPIAMEKGLRYAIREGGRTIGAGVVGDIQE
- the nusG gene encoding transcription termination/antitermination protein NusG, with amino-acid sequence MNWYVVHTYASHEFKIKEAIEKGTQGTKLEKNLGQILIPTQKTFHIRDGKKVEREKKLFNSYIIIEADLTPEFISFVVGLPGVTHFLGHGKKPIALSEAEINRLLGISDRDKSETEDFDFLPGDMVKITSGPFSDFDGVIDKVSEDKQKLTVKVTVFGRVTPVEVKSDQIEIL
- the rplL gene encoding 50S ribosomal protein L7/L12, which produces MADKKQQVIDIIKEMTVIELSELVKELEELFGVTAAAPVAVAAAGAAPAAEEAEEKTEFTVMLTGAGAKKIQAIKVVRAITKLGLKEAKELVDGAPNPIVENVSKEEAEQIKAQVEEAGATVEIK